One Streptomyces sp. B21-083 DNA window includes the following coding sequences:
- a CDS encoding RICIN domain-containing protein — MSLWTSLEPASTTVDPGGSATVRLRLRNTGDVVDEYRFEPVGALAPWTTVEPASLRLYPGTTGTVELTFAPPRTPDATAGPNAYAVRITPTEYPESTTVPEGNLTITPFTEVRAELVPPTVKGRFRGRPKLAVDNLGNTKVTASLSGHDNGDQLSYDIHPANIQIEPGRAAFVKATLKPRQIIWFGSKQEQPYTLAVKRSGVTPLAVEGTYVQRSFLPGWLAGALGIFLALAITFAMLWIAYKPRVVSSAKEWQEAAVSTLPPALSPPPAQPSAPAVSAPPADPDPPAAQPTPSAQADGGGGGGGGEKPAPAKPKAPSVLPAYDVMLRNPTTKMCADLPAADDTDSKNRVVQSTCDENSATQRWNLEVRYPKLGPGATALFQMRNVREGLCMDLGYYKAQPIRSPILRYTCDGTTADNQLWWLAKQASGAYWIRNYASDNACLDVAGFSTGGKGTNLTLYTCSNTDDQEWQIIRPARS; from the coding sequence GTGAGCCTATGGACTTCCCTCGAACCTGCTTCGACCACTGTGGATCCCGGCGGCAGCGCGACCGTGCGGCTGCGTCTGCGCAACACCGGTGACGTGGTCGACGAGTACCGCTTCGAACCTGTCGGGGCCCTCGCGCCCTGGACGACGGTGGAGCCCGCCTCGCTGCGGCTGTACCCGGGCACGACAGGGACGGTGGAACTGACCTTCGCGCCCCCGCGCACACCGGACGCGACCGCCGGCCCGAACGCGTACGCGGTACGGATCACGCCGACCGAGTATCCGGAGTCGACGACCGTCCCCGAGGGGAATCTGACGATCACCCCCTTCACGGAGGTGCGCGCCGAACTCGTACCCCCGACGGTGAAGGGCCGTTTCCGGGGACGGCCGAAGCTCGCTGTCGACAACCTCGGCAACACCAAGGTGACCGCGTCACTCAGCGGGCACGACAACGGCGACCAGCTGTCGTACGACATCCATCCGGCCAACATCCAGATCGAGCCCGGCCGTGCCGCGTTCGTGAAGGCCACGCTGAAGCCGCGGCAGATCATCTGGTTCGGGTCCAAGCAGGAGCAGCCGTACACGCTCGCTGTGAAGCGGTCGGGCGTGACGCCGCTCGCCGTCGAGGGCACCTATGTGCAGCGGAGTTTCCTGCCCGGCTGGCTCGCCGGGGCGCTCGGGATCTTCCTGGCGCTCGCCATCACGTTCGCGATGCTGTGGATCGCCTACAAGCCCCGGGTCGTCAGCAGCGCCAAGGAGTGGCAGGAGGCCGCCGTCAGCACGTTGCCGCCCGCCCTCTCGCCGCCACCGGCCCAGCCCTCGGCGCCCGCGGTGTCGGCGCCGCCCGCCGATCCTGACCCGCCGGCGGCTCAGCCGACTCCCTCGGCGCAGGCCGACGGCGGCGGGGGCGGCGGCGGGGGCGAGAAGCCCGCGCCCGCCAAGCCGAAGGCCCCGAGCGTGCTGCCCGCGTACGACGTCATGCTGCGCAACCCGACCACCAAGATGTGCGCAGATCTCCCGGCAGCCGACGACACCGACTCGAAGAACCGGGTGGTCCAGTCGACGTGCGACGAGAACTCCGCCACCCAGCGGTGGAACCTTGAGGTGAGGTACCCGAAGCTGGGTCCCGGCGCCACGGCTCTCTTCCAGATGCGCAATGTCAGGGAGGGGCTGTGCATGGATCTCGGGTACTACAAGGCCCAGCCCATCAGGTCCCCGATACTGCGGTACACCTGCGACGGCACGACCGCCGACAACCAGCTGTGGTGGCTTGCCAAGCAGGCGAGCGGCGCCTACTGGATCCGCAACTACGCGAGCGACAACGCGTGCCTGGACGTCGCGGGCTTCAGCACCGGCGGCAAGGGAACCAACCTCACGCTCTACACCTGCTCCAACACCGACGACCAGGAGTGGCAGATCATCCGGCCCGCGCGCTCATGA